From the Streptococcus oralis ATCC 35037 genome, one window contains:
- a CDS encoding DegV family protein, whose protein sequence is MTWKIVADSGCDYRQLATPAIDTEFVSVPLTIQVADQVFIDDANLDIDHMMETMYATSEASKSACPSPDDYLRAFEGAKHIFVVTITGTLSGSHNSAQLAKNIYLEEHPDTQIHVIDTLSAGGEVDLIVEKINSLIDQGLSYEEIVEAITAYQEKTKLLFVLAKVDNLVKNGRLSKLIGTVVGLLNIRMVGEASETGTLELLQKARGPKKSLQAAYEELIKAGYAGGRIVMAHRSNEKFCQQLSERLLETFPQADIKIIPTSGLCSFYAEDGGLLMGYEIN, encoded by the coding sequence ATGACTTGGAAGATTGTAGCTGACTCTGGTTGTGATTATCGTCAACTGGCAACTCCTGCTATTGATACGGAATTTGTTAGTGTTCCTTTAACCATTCAAGTAGCTGATCAGGTCTTTATCGATGATGCCAATCTTGACATTGACCACATGATGGAAACCATGTATGCGACTTCTGAGGCTTCAAAATCAGCTTGTCCTAGCCCTGATGATTACTTGCGAGCATTTGAAGGTGCTAAGCATATCTTTGTCGTTACTATCACTGGTACTCTTTCAGGTAGCCATAATAGTGCACAGCTCGCTAAGAATATCTATCTGGAAGAACACCCTGACACTCAGATTCATGTGATCGATACATTGTCTGCAGGTGGTGAGGTTGACTTGATTGTCGAGAAAATCAATAGCTTGATTGATCAAGGACTTTCTTATGAGGAAATTGTTGAAGCTATTACAGCCTACCAAGAAAAAACGAAGTTGCTTTTTGTACTCGCTAAGGTTGATAACTTGGTAAAAAATGGTCGTTTAAGCAAGCTGATCGGTACAGTTGTCGGTCTTCTCAACATCCGTATGGTTGGGGAAGCAAGTGAAACTGGAACCCTAGAACTACTCCAAAAAGCGCGTGGACCAAAAAAATCCCTTCAAGCAGCCTATGAAGAACTCATCAAGGCTGGCTACGCTGGTGGCCGTATCGTCATGGCTCATCGCAGCAATGAAAAATTCTGTCAGCAATTGTCAGAACGCTTGCTGGAAACCTTCCCACAAGCGGATATCAAAATCATCCCGACATCTGGTCTCTGCAGTTTCTATGCAGAAGATGGCGGTTTGTTGATGGGATATGAAATCAACTAA
- a CDS encoding TetR/AcrR family transcriptional regulator, producing MSERKISEKSLENLRKSNQESNFLTREAIETALLQLLEKKDLAKISISELVKRAGVSRAAFYRNYDSKEEILESVFKRSVHNIMEQLSHYDVKTDLYLVWVHLFRAAKKEAKVIQLALDYHLEKIFVQAMQEFLEKYHGKSKGVSSYLHSFWSSAIVSVLLKWIKDGMKVPAEKIADLRLPFFKK from the coding sequence ATGTCTGAACGTAAAATATCTGAAAAATCTCTTGAAAATCTCAGAAAATCAAATCAAGAATCCAATTTTTTAACCAGAGAAGCAATCGAGACGGCTCTTTTGCAACTTCTAGAGAAAAAAGACTTGGCCAAGATCAGTATTTCGGAGCTGGTCAAACGGGCGGGCGTCTCTCGTGCTGCCTTCTATCGTAACTATGACTCCAAAGAAGAGATTTTGGAAAGTGTTTTTAAACGCAGTGTCCATAACATTATGGAACAGTTGAGCCACTACGATGTCAAAACAGACCTTTATCTAGTCTGGGTACACCTTTTCCGCGCAGCCAAGAAAGAAGCCAAGGTTATCCAACTTGCTCTGGACTACCACTTGGAAAAGATTTTTGTCCAAGCCATGCAGGAATTTCTAGAAAAATACCACGGAAAGTCAAAAGGCGTTAGTAGCTACCTTCATTCCTTTTGGAGCTCTGCCATCGTATCGGTTCTGCTCAAATGGATCAAGGATGGCATGAAGGTTCCAGCTGAAAAGATTGCAGATTTACGCTTGCCATTTTTCAAAAAATAG
- a CDS encoding deoxycytidylate deaminase: MTEKRLAWDEYFAAQALLIANRSTCKRAKVGAVLVKDNKVISTGYNGSVSGTEHCIDHECLVIEGHCVRTLHAEVNAILQGAERGVPRGFTAYVTHFPCLNCTKQLLQVGCKRVVYINQYRMDDYAQYLYQEKGTELTHLPLETVQTALQEADLI; encoded by the coding sequence ATGACAGAAAAAAGACTGGCTTGGGATGAGTACTTTGCAGCCCAGGCCTTACTGATTGCCAATCGTTCGACCTGCAAACGTGCAAAAGTGGGAGCTGTCCTCGTTAAGGACAATAAAGTCATTTCAACAGGCTACAATGGTTCCGTATCAGGAACGGAACACTGTATTGACCACGAATGTCTGGTCATTGAAGGTCACTGTGTTCGAACCCTTCACGCCGAGGTTAATGCCATCTTGCAAGGAGCCGAACGAGGGGTTCCAAGAGGATTTACAGCCTATGTGACCCATTTTCCGTGTCTGAACTGCACCAAACAACTGCTACAAGTTGGTTGCAAGCGCGTGGTTTATATCAACCAGTACCGAATGGATGACTATGCCCAGTACCTTTATCAAGAAAAAGGCACCGAGTTAACCCATTTACCATTAGAGACTGTTCAGACAGCTCTTCAAGAGGCAGATTTGATTTAA
- the upp gene encoding uracil phosphoribosyltransferase has translation MGKIEVINHPLIQHKLSILRRTDTSTKAFRELVDEIAMLMGYEVLRDLPLEDVEIETPITKTVQKQLAGKKLAIVPILRAGIGMVDGLLSLVPAAKVGHIGMYRDEETLQPVEYLVKLPEDIDQRQIFVVDPMLATGGSAILAVDSLKKRGASNIKFVCLVSAPEGVKALQEAHPDVEIFTAALDERLNEHGYIVPGLGDAGDRLFGTK, from the coding sequence ATGGGAAAAATTGAAGTCATTAATCATCCACTCATTCAACACAAATTGTCAATCTTGCGTCGTACAGACACATCTACAAAAGCTTTTCGTGAGCTAGTAGATGAGATTGCAATGTTGATGGGATATGAAGTACTTCGTGATCTTCCACTTGAAGACGTGGAAATCGAAACACCTATCACAAAGACCGTTCAAAAACAATTGGCTGGGAAAAAATTGGCGATTGTCCCAATCTTGCGTGCAGGTATCGGGATGGTAGATGGCCTCTTGAGCTTGGTTCCAGCAGCTAAAGTTGGTCATATCGGTATGTATCGTGATGAAGAAACCCTTCAACCAGTTGAATACTTGGTGAAATTGCCTGAGGATATTGACCAACGTCAAATCTTTGTCGTTGATCCAATGTTGGCAACAGGTGGCTCAGCAATCTTGGCAGTAGATTCGCTTAAAAAACGTGGCGCTTCAAATATCAAGTTTGTCTGCCTAGTATCTGCTCCAGAGGGAGTGAAAGCTCTTCAAGAAGCACACCCAGATGTAGAAATCTTTACAGCAGCCTTGGATGAACGCTTGAACGAACACGGTTATATCGTTCCAGGTCTTGGAGATGCTGGAGACCGCTTGTTCGGTACTAAATAA
- the clpP gene encoding ATP-dependent Clp protease proteolytic subunit ClpP encodes MIPVVIEQTSRGERSYDIYSRLLKDRIIMLTGPVEDNMANSVIAQLLFLDAQDSTKDIYLYVNTPGGSVSAGLAIVDTMNFIKADVQTIVMGMAASMGTVIASSGAKGKRFMLPNAEYMIHQPMGGTGGGTQQTDMAIAAEHLLKTRKTLEQILADNSGKSVEQIHADAERDYWMSAQETLEYGFIDEIMANNSLS; translated from the coding sequence ATGATTCCTGTAGTTATTGAACAAACAAGCCGTGGAGAACGTTCCTATGATATTTACTCTCGTCTTCTGAAAGACCGCATCATCATGCTAACAGGTCCAGTTGAAGACAACATGGCCAACTCCGTTATTGCTCAGTTGCTCTTCTTGGATGCCCAAGACAGCACAAAAGATATTTACCTTTATGTCAATACACCTGGAGGCTCTGTTTCAGCTGGTTTGGCAATCGTTGATACCATGAACTTTATCAAAGCGGATGTCCAAACAATCGTTATGGGGATGGCTGCATCCATGGGTACTGTCATCGCATCAAGTGGTGCAAAAGGCAAACGTTTCATGCTTCCAAATGCAGAGTATATGATTCACCAACCAATGGGTGGTACAGGTGGTGGTACCCAACAGACAGATATGGCAATCGCTGCAGAGCACTTGCTCAAAACTCGTAAGACTTTGGAGCAAATCCTTGCAGATAACTCTGGTAAATCAGTCGAGCAAATTCATGCAGATGCAGAACGTGATTACTGGATGAGTGCCCAAGAAACACTTGAATATGGCTTTATCGATGAAATCATGGCCAATAATTCGTTAAGCTAA